Proteins found in one Bremerella volcania genomic segment:
- a CDS encoding leucine-rich repeat domain-containing protein, protein MKVPRRMPHPDFPDQPQRPKRESFGMEIGIALMSIVVAGMLLLVGGLIFNWAAKPTPPAVHDNDQDPTVSKFRRVGFEIGRDNENRIQVITTPNPLLVTNIDLALITGLPDLIVLDLRGTQISDEALTHLTDLPSIEQLYLGGSVITDTEPTLFHARFTDAAVDPVVQLTSLKILSLAKTDIGDEAVKKLPALTNLEVLFLLGTNVTDESVDALSQMKSLQELYLQETAVTPEGLKRLREALPETEILPLDESDAGEDS, encoded by the coding sequence ATGAAAGTCCCTCGTCGCATGCCGCACCCAGACTTCCCCGACCAGCCACAACGCCCCAAACGCGAAAGCTTTGGGATGGAAATCGGCATCGCGCTGATGTCGATCGTCGTCGCTGGCATGTTGCTGCTAGTCGGCGGGCTAATCTTCAACTGGGCCGCCAAGCCGACGCCTCCGGCCGTGCATGATAACGACCAAGACCCAACGGTCAGCAAGTTTCGACGCGTCGGTTTTGAAATTGGCCGAGACAACGAGAACCGCATTCAGGTCATCACCACACCCAATCCACTGCTGGTCACCAACATAGACCTGGCCCTGATCACAGGGCTGCCCGACTTGATCGTGCTCGACCTGCGTGGCACGCAGATCAGTGACGAGGCCCTCACACATTTGACCGACCTGCCGAGCATCGAGCAGCTGTACCTGGGAGGCTCGGTCATCACCGATACCGAGCCAACGCTGTTTCATGCCCGCTTCACTGACGCGGCGGTCGATCCGGTAGTGCAGTTGACCTCGCTGAAAATACTGAGCCTGGCCAAGACCGATATCGGCGACGAGGCGGTCAAGAAGCTACCGGCGCTGACCAACCTGGAGGTGCTCTTTCTATTAGGGACGAACGTCACCGACGAAAGCGTCGACGCGCTGTCACAGATGAAGTCGCTTCAAGAGTTGTACCTGCAAGAGACGGCCGTCACGCCGGAAGGACTGAAGCGACTTCGCGAGGCCCTGCCCGAGACCGAGATCTTACCCCTGGACGAAAGCGACGCCGGTGAGGATTCTTAA
- the pyrE gene encoding orotate phosphoribosyltransferase, translating into MQYSKEKLIEIVRDKGLKFGDFTLASGKKASYYLDCRKVTLSSEGALQVGLGILDMLGDDLPDAVGGMAIGADPISASVITMAAVQGKSLAGFIVRKEAKAHGTGQDVEGPIVSGNTCVIVEDVVTTGGSSLKAIEKVEAAGLKVLGVIAIVDRMEGGKQAFAEAGYELRTLLTIEDFGITPPQ; encoded by the coding sequence ATGCAATACAGCAAAGAGAAGCTGATTGAAATTGTTCGTGACAAAGGCCTGAAATTTGGCGACTTCACGCTCGCCTCGGGCAAGAAGGCTTCTTACTATCTCGATTGCCGCAAGGTGACCCTTTCCAGCGAAGGTGCTCTGCAGGTTGGCCTGGGCATCTTGGACATGCTGGGGGACGACCTGCCGGATGCGGTCGGAGGGATGGCCATTGGGGCCGATCCGATCTCGGCTTCGGTCATCACCATGGCGGCCGTGCAAGGCAAGTCGCTCGCCGGGTTCATCGTTCGCAAGGAAGCCAAGGCCCACGGAACCGGACAAGACGTCGAAGGCCCGATCGTTTCCGGCAACACGTGCGTGATCGTGGAAGACGTCGTCACTACCGGCGGCAGCTCGCTCAAGGCAATCGAAAAGGTCGAAGCGGCCGGGCTGAAAGTGCTGGGCGTAATTGCGATTGTCGACCGCATGGAAGGTGGCAAACAGGCGTTTGCCGAAGCAGGCTACGAATTGCGTACCCTGCTGACGATCGAAGACTTCGGAATCACTCCACCGCAATAA
- a CDS encoding PhzF family phenazine biosynthesis protein: MPRTLYQVDAFTSKPFAGNPAAVCWLDEPVDAEWMQQVAAEMNLAETAFVHPEGDSLRLRWFTPAVEVDLCGHATLATAHTLWQHQGFPQDQTLRFETHSGTLTASPLGDRIELDFPIAAAEETPPLDGLLESLGIGDFTFCGKNAWDWLIEVPTADDVRRLNPNHALLAPVTSRGVMVTARSDAPEYDFISRFFAPAAGIPEDPVTGSAHCVVGEYWSRKLDKKILQAYQASPRGGEVEVEVRNKRALLRGHAVVVAKIELFV, encoded by the coding sequence ATGCCGCGTACCCTGTACCAAGTCGATGCGTTCACATCCAAACCTTTTGCTGGGAACCCGGCAGCCGTCTGTTGGCTGGACGAGCCGGTCGATGCCGAGTGGATGCAACAGGTTGCGGCGGAAATGAACCTGGCCGAAACCGCTTTCGTTCATCCGGAAGGAGACTCGCTCCGGCTCCGGTGGTTCACGCCGGCCGTGGAAGTCGATCTGTGCGGGCACGCAACCCTGGCCACCGCACACACCTTGTGGCAACACCAAGGTTTTCCCCAGGATCAGACACTTCGCTTCGAGACTCACAGCGGCACGTTAACCGCGTCCCCTCTTGGGGACCGAATCGAACTCGACTTTCCGATCGCTGCCGCGGAAGAAACACCGCCGCTGGACGGCCTGCTGGAAAGCCTGGGGATCGGCGATTTCACGTTTTGTGGGAAGAACGCGTGGGATTGGCTGATCGAAGTTCCAACAGCGGACGACGTTCGCCGGCTCAATCCCAATCATGCGCTGCTGGCACCGGTGACTTCGCGCGGGGTGATGGTCACGGCCCGAAGTGATGCGCCGGAGTACGACTTCATTTCCCGGTTCTTCGCGCCGGCCGCTGGCATCCCGGAAGACCCGGTCACCGGATCGGCGCACTGCGTAGTTGGTGAGTATTGGAGCCGCAAGCTCGACAAGAAGATCCTCCAAGCGTATCAAGCATCGCCGCGCGGAGGAGAGGTAGAAGTTGAGGTTCGAAACAAACGTGCCCTCCTAAGAGGGCACGCCGTAGTTGTGGCTAAGATTGAACTGTTCGTCTAA
- a CDS encoding c-type cytochrome domain-containing protein, with product MRYTFPLLVLFGLTTLAAAEDAKPAGDMVEKITYEDHVRPILREHCFTCHNQGDAKGGLNLESFGATLEGGASGEVVIPQDVGSSRLFALINGDETPEMPPGQDPIAQEKRDIIAKWIELGALENSGSKVKAKKKSGLAMEGPVTTGKPEGPAAMPEGLWKAPVMELHSSGAITAMAHSPWAPLVAIAGQKQIALYNTDTLKLLGVIPYPQGIPYILRFSRNGEVLMAGGGRGGYAGSVTLFNVRTGKPLVTVGDEYDAVLAADVSPDLSRVALGGPQRLVRIYSTADGSLLYEIKKHTDWVTSIAYSPDGVLLASADRSNGLFVWEAETAREYMNLQGHKEGINAVSWQPDSNVLASASSDNDVKLWAMIDGKNIKSFGAHGGGAEWVSYTHDGRMVTAGRDKVAKVWAGDGKELAKTPGFADLALRACFNHDGIKIVVGDWTGEIRVYKIEGMQELGKLKAVTPTYDEMIASLQTEIGAFDKAAADTSAAAAAAKQAFDNHLAAIENSKKASNDAKAAMDAAAKKIEELKKAIADSEAKQKQQEQEANAKDADSKKWAGEIAKAEQSLNQVNAKLANYGKQIQEKTSVLNAAKNAQAEHQKQLDDLKKQLAAQQQAIEAAKKKVADLDAKIAEATKQKESVADDQKESKQKEIDSLNGEKSAAQAEVDKLAAEAKKSTDAIAGKDGELKKDAEQIAAAEAQVKQLQEETNKANAEKANAEKAIATAKQNKQTADTQLASAKSTIEAAKKAKDEANKETGTQQNLIKQYDAEMKKQAEQLKKLEEGKLNVEKAMNDQAAAAKAAAEKAAAAKVELEALKKEKADFAAYPAKLQAEQQAMMTGIKTQEQQVAEAAAKQAEMEKQMEEKLAQIAKLQAELDKVMEEKSAVYAQLREHKQKVETSTDEMANAQAKLEELKRQAELLQTLYQ from the coding sequence ATGCGTTATACCTTCCCACTTCTGGTTTTGTTCGGATTGACCACGCTGGCCGCAGCTGAAGATGCCAAGCCAGCTGGCGACATGGTCGAAAAGATCACCTACGAAGATCACGTTCGTCCGATTCTGCGGGAGCATTGCTTTACCTGTCATAACCAGGGGGATGCCAAGGGGGGGCTGAACCTGGAAAGCTTTGGAGCCACGCTCGAAGGTGGTGCCAGTGGTGAGGTGGTCATCCCACAAGACGTCGGCAGTTCGCGTCTGTTTGCATTGATCAACGGTGACGAAACGCCAGAGATGCCGCCGGGGCAAGATCCGATTGCCCAGGAAAAGCGAGACATCATCGCGAAGTGGATCGAACTGGGCGCACTGGAAAACAGCGGCTCGAAAGTTAAAGCCAAGAAAAAGAGCGGCCTGGCGATGGAAGGCCCGGTGACCACCGGCAAGCCAGAAGGTCCTGCCGCGATGCCGGAAGGTCTGTGGAAGGCTCCGGTCATGGAGCTCCACAGCAGCGGTGCCATTACGGCGATGGCGCACAGCCCTTGGGCACCTCTGGTCGCGATTGCCGGTCAAAAGCAGATCGCATTGTACAATACCGATACGCTGAAATTGCTGGGCGTGATTCCTTACCCGCAAGGCATTCCGTACATCCTCCGCTTTAGCCGTAATGGCGAAGTGCTGATGGCTGGTGGTGGCCGTGGTGGTTACGCCGGCAGCGTGACTCTCTTCAATGTTCGCACCGGCAAGCCGCTGGTGACGGTCGGTGACGAATACGACGCCGTGCTGGCTGCCGATGTATCGCCCGATCTTTCGCGAGTTGCCCTGGGGGGGCCTCAGCGACTGGTTCGCATCTACTCGACAGCCGACGGTTCGCTACTTTACGAAATCAAGAAGCACACCGACTGGGTCACCTCGATTGCTTACAGCCCTGACGGGGTCTTGCTTGCCTCGGCTGATCGCTCGAACGGACTGTTCGTTTGGGAAGCCGAAACGGCTCGCGAATACATGAACCTGCAAGGACACAAAGAAGGCATCAACGCCGTGTCTTGGCAGCCGGACTCGAACGTGTTGGCTTCCGCCAGCAGCGATAACGACGTCAAGCTGTGGGCCATGATCGACGGCAAGAACATCAAGTCGTTCGGCGCCCATGGTGGCGGTGCCGAGTGGGTCAGCTACACCCACGACGGACGCATGGTCACCGCTGGCCGCGACAAGGTCGCCAAGGTTTGGGCTGGTGACGGAAAAGAACTCGCCAAGACCCCAGGCTTCGCCGACCTGGCCCTGCGTGCTTGTTTCAATCACGACGGTATCAAGATCGTTGTTGGTGACTGGACCGGTGAGATCCGCGTCTACAAAATCGAAGGGATGCAGGAACTCGGCAAGCTGAAAGCCGTCACCCCGACCTACGACGAGATGATCGCTTCGCTGCAGACCGAAATTGGTGCCTTCGACAAGGCCGCTGCTGATACAAGTGCCGCCGCAGCCGCAGCCAAGCAGGCCTTCGACAATCATCTTGCCGCGATCGAGAACAGCAAGAAGGCCAGCAATGACGCCAAGGCCGCCATGGATGCGGCCGCGAAGAAGATCGAAGAGCTGAAGAAGGCCATCGCCGACTCGGAAGCCAAGCAAAAGCAGCAAGAGCAAGAAGCCAACGCGAAGGACGCCGACTCGAAGAAGTGGGCCGGCGAAATCGCCAAGGCCGAGCAGTCGCTCAATCAAGTCAACGCCAAGCTGGCCAACTACGGCAAGCAGATCCAAGAGAAGACTTCGGTCCTGAATGCCGCCAAGAATGCTCAAGCGGAACATCAAAAGCAGTTGGACGACTTGAAGAAACAGCTAGCCGCTCAGCAGCAAGCGATCGAAGCCGCCAAGAAGAAGGTCGCCGACCTTGATGCCAAGATCGCCGAAGCGACCAAGCAAAAGGAATCGGTCGCCGACGATCAGAAGGAATCGAAGCAAAAGGAAATCGATTCGCTCAATGGTGAAAAGTCAGCCGCCCAGGCCGAAGTCGACAAGCTGGCTGCCGAAGCAAAGAAGTCGACCGACGCCATCGCAGGCAAAGACGGCGAACTCAAAAAGGATGCCGAGCAAATCGCCGCCGCCGAAGCTCAGGTGAAGCAGCTTCAGGAAGAGACGAACAAGGCCAACGCCGAGAAAGCCAATGCGGAAAAGGCCATCGCCACGGCGAAACAGAACAAGCAGACCGCCGATACCCAGCTGGCATCCGCGAAGTCCACGATCGAAGCGGCCAAGAAGGCCAAAGACGAAGCCAACAAGGAGACCGGCACACAGCAAAACCTGATCAAGCAGTACGACGCCGAGATGAAGAAGCAGGCCGAGCAGCTTAAGAAGCTGGAAGAAGGCAAGCTGAACGTCGAGAAGGCGATGAACGATCAGGCCGCCGCTGCCAAGGCTGCCGCCGAGAAAGCCGCTGCCGCCAAGGTCGAGTTGGAAGCACTCAAGAAGGAAAAAGCCGACTTCGCCGCTTACCCCGCCAAGCTGCAAGCCGAACAGCAAGCCATGATGACCGGCATCAAGACCCAGGAACAGCAGGTTGCCGAAGCCGCCGCCAAGCAGGCCGAGATGGAAAAGCAGATGGAAGAAAAGCTGGCCCAGATCGCCAAGCTGCAGGCCGAACTCGATAAGGTCATGGAAGAAAAGTCGGCCGTCTACGCTCAACTCCGCGAGCACAAGCAGAAGGTCGAAACCAGCACCGACGAAATGGCCAACGCCCAGGCCAAGCTGGAAGAACTGAAGCGGCAGGCGGAATTGCTTCAGACGTTGTACCAGTAA
- a CDS encoding AEC family transporter: protein MNLTQVITILSITAAVFTVMGIGGTARYLQWISREVDAGLLKLGIRVLMPCFIFVKVVGNPAFDEAANVYLPPIWGFVTVALGCFVAYSWARVGGARLGFDHSDKVHTFAICIGIFNYGFIPIPLIQEIFGERALGVLFLHNVGVELGIWTIGVSLASGGLTKGWWKNVLNPPSLTIILSLLINEMGWASLVPEFVTQITSILASAAIPMMMLLIGATFYDQIFHADVQGDNSSPWPTYVSTVLLRLLLLPILFLLAALWLPISLELKQVAAIQAAMPAAVFPIVLTKHYGGDPRTALRVVMASTVVGFVTIPIWISTGIAWLGLETTVLQQTSQEAIVAPQLEPLKQAIHVAGISVRTTNRKEMNPDAWRIPKLYEKYETDNIDSLIANPVNPKQRIAVYADYESDQSGEFTMLLGREVSPEAEVPDQLDKVRIHKGNYLHFVGEGEMPQIVLKTWKEIWRFFEEDMTYSRSFEADFEIYDEASPNRVDIFIAVE from the coding sequence ATGAATCTTACGCAAGTCATTACGATTCTAAGCATAACGGCCGCCGTTTTCACCGTGATGGGGATCGGCGGGACGGCTCGTTATCTGCAATGGATCTCGCGCGAGGTCGACGCCGGCTTGTTGAAGCTCGGCATTCGCGTGCTGATGCCGTGCTTTATCTTTGTGAAGGTAGTCGGCAATCCGGCCTTTGACGAGGCCGCTAACGTCTATCTGCCGCCGATCTGGGGTTTTGTCACGGTCGCTCTGGGCTGCTTCGTAGCGTACTCGTGGGCACGCGTGGGTGGAGCCCGGCTCGGCTTCGATCACTCGGACAAAGTGCATACGTTTGCCATCTGCATCGGGATCTTCAACTACGGATTCATTCCCATTCCGCTGATTCAGGAAATCTTCGGCGAGCGGGCCCTGGGGGTGCTGTTTCTGCATAACGTCGGCGTGGAACTGGGGATCTGGACGATCGGCGTGAGCCTGGCCAGTGGCGGGCTGACCAAGGGTTGGTGGAAGAACGTCTTGAACCCGCCCAGCCTGACGATCATCCTCTCGCTGTTGATCAATGAGATGGGCTGGGCCAGCCTGGTGCCGGAGTTCGTGACACAAATCACAAGCATCCTGGCCAGCGCCGCCATTCCGATGATGATGCTCCTGATCGGGGCGACGTTCTACGATCAAATCTTTCACGCGGACGTGCAGGGAGACAACTCGAGCCCCTGGCCGACATATGTCTCGACCGTTTTGCTGCGGCTGCTTCTATTGCCCATTTTATTTCTGTTAGCGGCACTTTGGCTGCCGATTTCGTTGGAACTGAAGCAAGTGGCGGCAATTCAAGCCGCGATGCCGGCGGCCGTTTTCCCGATTGTGCTGACCAAGCACTACGGAGGAGATCCCCGCACGGCACTTCGCGTGGTGATGGCGTCGACCGTGGTTGGATTTGTTACAATTCCCATATGGATCTCGACCGGCATTGCCTGGCTTGGTCTCGAGACCACCGTGCTTCAGCAAACTTCTCAGGAGGCAATCGTGGCACCTCAACTAGAGCCACTCAAGCAAGCGATACACGTGGCCGGCATCTCGGTTCGCACCACCAACCGCAAGGAAATGAATCCTGATGCCTGGCGGATTCCCAAGCTTTACGAAAAGTATGAGACCGACAACATCGATTCATTAATCGCGAATCCGGTCAATCCGAAGCAGCGCATTGCCGTGTACGCCGATTACGAGTCGGACCAGTCCGGCGAATTCACGATGCTGCTGGGGAGAGAGGTGTCGCCGGAAGCCGAGGTGCCGGATCAGCTCGACAAGGTGCGGATTCACAAAGGGAATTACCTGCACTTTGTTGGCGAAGGAGAGATGCCGCAGATCGTTCTTAAAACGTGGAAAGAGATCTGGCGCTTCTTCGAAGAAGATATGACCTACTCGCGGTCGTTCGAGGCTGACTTCGAGATCTATGACGAAGCCAGCCCCAATCGCGTCGATATCTTTATTGCGGTGGAGTGA
- a CDS encoding DUF1549 and DUF1553 domain-containing protein, with translation MLSGLVICLAATTAQAETAIREINVYPSSIELLTSRDAQRYVVVATRDDDVTLDVTAQATASLASEGSVKREGNLVLPVADGETTLKIEYAGHKVEIPVKVAQATEERPVSFHLDVMPVFMRAGCNTGSCHGAARGKDGFRLSLFGFDPDGDYFRTTREQATRRVNLADPQSSLLLEKAIGSVPHTGGKLFEKDSDYYATLLRWLETGAKPDEGEVPRCDKIEIYPPKAVLEGEGAQQSFIVKAFYADGTTRDVTNLAVFMSNNDNSAPIDKNGLCTASKRGEAFVMARFDTHTVGSQVIVLPKDLKYEKPQVVGNYIDELVGSKLHKLRITPSEICTDEEFLRRATVDITGLLPTEEEYNVFMADTSADKRAKLVDRLLERKEFSEIWAMRWAELLMIKSTNRVSDKSAFLYYSWLTEQISNDVPLDQMVRDLLSASGGTFSNPPTNYYEIETDTLKTAENVAQVFMGLRTQCAQCHNHPFDRWTMDDYYGFAAFFAQIGRKNTEDYRERIIYNRGGGDVRHLVGNKVMEPKFLGGVEPDMKGRDRREVLAEWLTAPENPYFASSVANRIWASFFGVGIVDPVDDVRVSNPASNPELYTTLGNKLVEYNYDFKKLVRDICASKAYQRTTVPNDSNKSDTKNFAYAQVRRIPAEQLLDCISQATNHDEKFRGLPLGSRAVQIADGKTSNYFLTTFGRSERETVCSCEAATSPTLSQALHMLNGSATQDKIARGKLVEDWVKEELTNDQIIDKIYIRCLARKPTAEEREKLTAVLKEEENRQRGLEDVFWAVLNSREFMFNH, from the coding sequence ATGCTCAGCGGACTCGTGATTTGTCTGGCAGCAACGACTGCTCAGGCCGAGACCGCCATTCGCGAAATCAACGTCTATCCCAGTTCGATTGAATTGCTGACTAGCCGAGATGCTCAGCGGTATGTCGTGGTCGCGACTCGCGATGACGACGTCACGCTCGATGTCACCGCCCAGGCAACCGCCTCGCTGGCCTCGGAAGGGAGCGTCAAACGGGAAGGTAACTTGGTCCTGCCGGTTGCCGATGGCGAAACGACTTTAAAGATCGAATATGCCGGTCACAAGGTCGAAATTCCGGTAAAGGTCGCCCAGGCAACCGAAGAACGTCCCGTCAGTTTCCACCTCGACGTGATGCCGGTCTTCATGCGAGCCGGTTGTAACACCGGTAGTTGCCACGGTGCTGCTCGCGGTAAGGACGGTTTCCGTTTGTCGCTATTTGGTTTCGATCCGGATGGCGACTACTTCCGCACTACGCGCGAACAAGCCACCCGTCGCGTCAACCTCGCCGATCCCCAGTCTAGCTTGCTGCTGGAAAAGGCGATCGGTAGCGTTCCTCATACCGGTGGTAAGCTCTTCGAGAAAGACTCCGATTACTACGCCACCCTTCTGCGTTGGCTGGAAACCGGTGCCAAGCCAGATGAAGGGGAAGTGCCCCGGTGCGACAAGATCGAGATCTACCCGCCCAAGGCCGTCCTCGAAGGGGAAGGGGCCCAGCAGTCGTTCATCGTCAAGGCCTTCTACGCGGACGGCACCACGCGTGACGTGACCAATCTGGCTGTCTTCATGTCCAATAATGACAACTCGGCTCCGATCGATAAGAACGGTTTGTGCACCGCCTCGAAACGCGGCGAAGCGTTCGTCATGGCTCGCTTCGACACCCACACCGTCGGTAGCCAGGTGATCGTCTTGCCGAAGGATTTGAAGTACGAAAAGCCTCAGGTCGTCGGTAATTACATCGACGAGTTGGTGGGTTCCAAACTGCACAAGCTGCGAATCACACCGAGTGAAATCTGCACGGATGAAGAGTTCCTCCGTCGTGCGACGGTCGATATCACCGGCCTTCTGCCGACCGAGGAGGAATACAACGTATTCATGGCCGACACTTCGGCCGACAAGCGAGCCAAGCTGGTCGATCGCCTGCTTGAGCGTAAAGAGTTCTCGGAAATCTGGGCCATGCGTTGGGCCGAGCTGTTGATGATCAAGAGCACCAACCGCGTGAGCGATAAGTCGGCCTTCCTGTACTACAGCTGGCTGACCGAACAGATCTCCAACGACGTTCCACTGGATCAGATGGTTCGCGATCTGCTCTCCGCATCGGGCGGTACGTTCAGCAATCCGCCGACCAACTACTACGAAATCGAGACCGATACCCTCAAGACGGCCGAGAACGTGGCTCAGGTTTTCATGGGGCTGCGAACTCAATGTGCCCAGTGTCACAACCATCCATTCGATCGTTGGACGATGGATGACTACTACGGCTTCGCCGCGTTCTTCGCTCAGATCGGTCGTAAGAACACCGAGGACTACCGCGAGCGTATCATCTACAACCGCGGTGGCGGCGACGTGCGTCACCTAGTCGGCAATAAGGTCATGGAACCGAAGTTCCTTGGCGGCGTCGAACCAGACATGAAGGGACGCGATCGTCGTGAAGTGCTGGCCGAGTGGTTGACCGCTCCCGAGAACCCTTACTTCGCGAGCAGCGTCGCTAATCGGATTTGGGCCAGCTTCTTTGGCGTTGGTATCGTCGATCCAGTCGATGACGTCCGCGTGAGCAACCCAGCCTCGAACCCCGAACTGTACACGACGCTGGGTAACAAGCTGGTCGAGTACAACTACGATTTCAAGAAGCTCGTTCGTGACATCTGTGCCTCCAAGGCCTATCAGCGAACGACTGTTCCCAATGACAGCAACAAGTCCGATACCAAAAACTTCGCTTACGCCCAGGTACGCCGTATCCCGGCCGAGCAACTCTTGGACTGCATCAGTCAGGCCACCAACCACGACGAAAAGTTCCGCGGCCTGCCACTCGGTTCGCGTGCCGTGCAGATCGCTGACGGTAAGACTTCCAACTACTTCCTCACGACCTTTGGTCGCAGCGAACGTGAAACGGTTTGCTCGTGTGAAGCTGCCACCTCACCGACCTTGTCCCAGGCGTTGCACATGCTGAACGGCTCGGCCACGCAAGACAAAATCGCACGCGGCAAGCTGGTCGAAGACTGGGTCAAGGAAGAGCTGACCAACGATCAGATCATCGACAAGATTTACATCCGCTGCCTGGCCCGCAAGCCAACGGCGGAAGAACGAGAGAAACTCACGGCTGTTCTCAAAGAAGAAGAGAACCGCCAACGGGGGCTCGAAGACGTCTTCTGGGCGGTCCTCAACTCCCGCGAGTTCATGTTTAACCACTAA
- a CDS encoding CbiX/SirB N-terminal domain-containing protein translates to MRQTTSDRENLGIIIVDHGSRRAESNDLLLEVVELFRQTAGYKIVEPAHMELVEPSIAQAFQKCVGQGATRIVVHPYFLSPGRHWHEDIPRLAQEAAANHPGITHLVTAPLGLHPLMAKVMQERIETCLAHCEEGAPICEVCTEESSCQLRGQ, encoded by the coding sequence ATGCGGCAGACCACATCCGACCGAGAAAACCTGGGCATCATCATCGTCGACCACGGCTCCCGCCGGGCCGAAAGCAACGACCTGTTACTGGAAGTGGTCGAGCTGTTCCGCCAGACAGCCGGATACAAGATCGTCGAACCAGCCCACATGGAACTGGTCGAGCCCAGCATCGCCCAGGCGTTTCAAAAATGCGTCGGCCAGGGAGCTACCCGGATCGTCGTGCACCCCTATTTTCTTTCACCAGGAAGACACTGGCACGAAGACATTCCCCGCCTGGCCCAAGAGGCAGCCGCCAACCATCCAGGCATTACGCACCTGGTAACCGCCCCACTAGGGCTACACCCGCTGATGGCGAAGGTGATGCAAGAACGCATCGAAACCTGTTTGGCGCATTGCGAAGAGGGGGCGCCGATTTGTGAGGTGTGTACCGAAGAGAGTAGTTGTCAATTGCGTGGTCAATAG
- the cysK gene encoding cysteine synthase A: MPRNKTFNDACNAIGDTPMIHINRLIPQGGAEVYGKCEWFNPLNSVKDRIGYAMIADGEKRGIVTKDTHIIEPTSGNTGIALAFVCAAKGYKLTLTMPESMSLERRALLRAMGANLVLTPAADGMKGAINTATEMAEKEPNGWMPGQFENPANPAIHEATTGPEIWADMEGNVDVLISGVGTGGTITGVSRFIKSKNPNFISIAVEPKNSPVISGGQPGKHRIQGIGAGFIPKNLDTSIVDETIQVDDEDAFEYGRLLAKEEGLVAGISSGAAIWAAKQVAARPEMKGKRIAVILCSLGERYLSTPLFGGLDG; encoded by the coding sequence ATGCCCCGAAATAAGACGTTTAACGACGCATGCAACGCCATCGGCGATACCCCGATGATACATATCAATCGGTTGATCCCCCAGGGTGGGGCCGAGGTTTACGGCAAGTGTGAATGGTTCAACCCGCTCAATAGCGTCAAAGACCGAATCGGGTACGCCATGATTGCCGATGGCGAGAAGCGCGGCATCGTGACTAAAGACACGCACATCATCGAGCCGACTTCCGGCAACACAGGCATCGCCCTGGCTTTCGTTTGTGCCGCCAAAGGTTACAAGTTGACGCTGACCATGCCGGAATCGATGTCGCTCGAGCGCCGTGCCCTGCTACGTGCGATGGGTGCGAACCTGGTTCTGACGCCTGCGGCCGACGGTATGAAAGGGGCCATCAACACGGCGACCGAAATGGCCGAGAAGGAACCCAACGGCTGGATGCCTGGCCAGTTCGAGAACCCAGCCAACCCGGCCATTCACGAAGCGACCACCGGCCCTGAAATTTGGGCCGACATGGAAGGCAACGTCGACGTGTTGATCTCCGGCGTCGGTACCGGCGGTACGATCACCGGCGTCTCGCGTTTCATCAAGAGCAAGAACCCGAACTTCATTTCGATCGCCGTCGAACCGAAGAACAGCCCCGTGATCAGCGGCGGTCAGCCTGGTAAGCATCGCATCCAAGGGATCGGTGCGGGCTTCATTCCGAAGAACCTGGATACGTCGATCGTCGATGAAACGATTCAAGTCGACGACGAAGACGCTTTCGAGTATGGCCGACTGCTGGCCAAGGAAGAAGGCCTGGTCGCGGGGATCAGCAGCGGCGCCGCCATCTGGGCTGCCAAGCAGGTTGCCGCTCGCCCCGAAATGAAGGGCAAACGAATCGCGGTCATCCTGTGCAGCCTGGGCGAACGATATCTATCAACGCCACTGTTTGGTGGCCTGGACGGTTAA
- a CDS encoding cupin domain-containing protein → MDIVNLNDAEPFTTKDGSEIRELLAHRNSCIRAQSLAEARLPPGASTTAHYHPKTEEIYYITHGQGRMQIGEELREVRVGDAIAIPPGQVHQITNTGSDTLRLLCCCAPGYEHEDTVLVEE, encoded by the coding sequence ATGGATATCGTCAATCTGAACGACGCCGAGCCGTTCACCACCAAAGACGGCTCCGAAATCCGCGAACTGCTGGCCCACCGCAATTCGTGCATCCGGGCCCAAAGCCTGGCCGAGGCCCGCCTCCCCCCAGGCGCTAGCACCACCGCCCACTACCACCCCAAGACGGAAGAAATCTACTACATCACCCACGGCCAAGGGCGTATGCAGATCGGCGAAGAACTGCGCGAAGTCCGCGTAGGGGATGCGATTGCCATCCCACCAGGCCAGGTCCATCAGATCACCAACACGGGCAGCGATACACTGCGACTGCTGTGTTGTTGTGCTCCCGGGTACGAGCATGAGGATACGGTGTTGGTGGAGGAGTAG